Proteins co-encoded in one Setaria viridis chromosome 9, Setaria_viridis_v4.0, whole genome shotgun sequence genomic window:
- the LOC117836723 gene encoding wax ester synthase/diacylglycerol acyltransferase 5 — MGAHGASPLAPPPPLSIDTRHRAGAFGDADDDGGEPLSPTARMFHDFYIVAVVGLGAPIDFEPARAGLEVTLVRHPRFSSIRVMDGPEPRWVPTTVNLDDHIIVPDLDRAAIAADADRALEDYVASLSTLPMDQSRPLWELHVLDFPTSEAASAVAFRIHHALGDGASLVSLLLACTRSAADPKALPAMPSPAPAPAPGARRRARPVYGAPPRPAWSAGALALAAWVLSCALLAWHTLVDVARFVAMALQLVRDPPTLFKGVKGVESRRKRFVMRTFSLDDVKLIKHALGCTVNDVLVGVTSAALSRYYFRKLGDDQDTNNRSTCFRSVLFVNLRPTPGIQQLAKMMESGKHNDLKWGNRLGYIVLPFEIVKHDDPLDYVRNGKKTVDRKKHSFEAIATHLIAETVTKLFGIEVATGLFHRMISGTTVLFSNMIGPAEPIEFYGHPVVYIAPSNFGHPSALTIHWQSYLDTIRIILAVDDAQFLDSHDLLDDFAESLESIRNATSAAFKAQVVKG, encoded by the exons ATGGGTGCCCATGGCGCCAGCCCcctcgctccgccgccgccgctttcgATAGACACTCGCCACCGAGCCGGGGCATTCGGAGACgctgacgacgacggcggcgagcccctGAGCCCTACCGCACGCATGTTCCACGACTTCTacatcgtcgccgtcgtcggcctcGGCGCGCCCATCGACTTTgagcccgcccgcgccggcctcgAGGTCACCCTCGTTCGCCACCCCCGCTTCTCCAGCATCCGA GTGATGGACGGGCCAGAGCCGCGATGGGTCCCGACGACGGTGAACCTGGACGACCACATCATCGTGCCGGACCTGGACCGCGCCGCCATCGCGGCCGACGCCGACAGGGCCCTGGAGGACTACGTGGCGTCCCTGTCCACGCTCCCCATGGACCAGTCGCGGCCGCTCTGGGAACTCCACGTCCTGGACTTCCCGACCTCCGAGGCGGCGTCCGCCGTGGCGTTCCGGATCCACCACgcgctcggcgacggcgcgtcGCTGGTCTCCCTCCTCCTGGCGTGCACGCGGAGCGCCGCCGACCCCAAGGCCCTGCCGGCCATgccgtcgcccgcgccggccccggccccgggcgcgaggaggagggcgcgccCCGTCTACggcgccccgccgcggccggcgtggTCGGCGGGCGCCCTGGCCCTCGCCGCCTGGGTCCTGTCGTGCGCCCTGCTGGCCTGGCACACCCTCGTGGACGTGGCGCGCTTCGTCGCCATGGCGCTGCAGCTCGTGCGCGACCCGCCCACGCTGTTCAAGGGGGTGAAAGGCGTCGAGTCCAGGCGCAAGCGCTTCGTCATGCGCACCTTCAGCCTCGACGACGTGAAGCTCATCAAGCACGCTCTAGGCTGC ACGGTAAATGACGTGCTAGTTGGAGTGACATCTGCTGCCCTGTCACGGTATTACTTCCGTAAGCTTG GTGATGACCAGGACACAAACAACAGAAGCACATGCTTTAGATCAGTCCTTTTCGTCAATCTAAGGCCAACGCCCGGCATACAA CAACTGGCTAAGATGATGGAGTCCGGTAAGCACAATGACTTGAAATGGGGAAATCGGCTCGGCTACATCGTGCTCCCCTTCGAGATCGTGAAGCACGACGACCCTCTTGACTACGTCCGCAACGGAAAGAAGACCGTGGACAGGAAGAAGCATTCGTTCGAAGCGATCGCCACTCATCTCATCGCTGAAACGGTCACCAAACTTTTCGGCATTGAG GTAGCAACTGGTCTCTTCCACCGTATGATATCCGGCACAACTGTGCTGTTCTCCAACATGATTGGTCCTGCTGAACCAATAGAGTTCTACGGCCACCCCGTCGTCTACATTGCACCAAGCAACTTTGGGCATCCATCG GCGCTGACAATACACTGGCAAAGTTACCTGGACACTATCAGGATCATACTTGCCGTGGATGATGCACAGTTTCTAGATTCTCACGACCTCCTGGATGATTTCGCCGAATCCCTGGAAAGTATAAGAAACGCAACATCAGCAGCGTTCAAAGCACAAGTCGTCAAAGGTTGA
- the LOC117839848 gene encoding 2-oxoglutarate-dependent dioxygenase 11, with translation MAEARTTGSLPVANVQELAAAFNDGGVERQVPERYLSKDPSAEEVVVAGGGGDDSACAIPVIDLRRLIDPRSEEEECAKLASACHHWGFFQLINHGVPDEVIGNLMSDVAGFFKQPLEAKKECSQKADSLEGYGQAFVVSDDQKLDWADMLYLQVQPTESRDMRFWPTRPASFRQSVDAYSSEAAKLAYRLLEFMAKGVGAEPASLRGVFEGQAQGMRVNYYPPCRQAADRVLGLTAHTDPNGLTLLLQMNDDVQGLQVKKDGKWFAVQALAGAFIVNVGDALEIMSNGVFRSVEHRAVIHPTKERISVALFHYPYQDRMLGPLPELVKKGDRLQYGPTDYQDLLKRYFTAKLDGRKHLERFMLEQ, from the exons ATGGCGGAAGCAAGAACCACCGGGTCTCTCCCCGTGGCCAACGTGCAGGAGCTCGCAGCGGCCTTCAatgacggcggcgtcgagcgccAGGTGCCCGAGAGGTACCTCAGCAAGGACCCTAGCGCCGAggaggtcgtcgtcgccggcggtggcggcgacgacagCGCTTGCGCGATTCCGGTGATCGACCTCCGAAGGTTGATCGACCCgcggtcggaggaggaggagtgcgCCAAGCTGGCATCCGCGTGCCACCACTGGGGCTTCTTCCAG CTCATCAACCATGGAGTTCCAGATGAGGTGATCGGGAACCTGATGAGCGACGTGGCCGGGTTCTTCAAGCAGCCGCTCGAGGCCAAGAAGGAATGCTCACAGAAAGCTGACAGCCTTGAGGGCTACGGCCAGGCCTTCGTCGTGTCTGACGATCAGAAGCTGGACTGGGCTGACATGCTCTACCTCCAGGTCCAGCCCACCGAGTCCAGGGACATGCGGTTCTGGCCTACACGCCCTGCATCCTTCCG GCAGTCCGTAGACGCATACTCCTCGGAAGCAGCAAAGCTAGCGTACCGGTTGCTGGAGTTCATGGCCAAGGGCGTGGGCGCCGAGCCGGCGTCGCTGCGCGGCGTGTTCGAGGGGCAGGCCCAGGGCATGAGGGTGAACTACTACCCGCCGTGCCGGCAGGCGGCGGACCGGGTGCTGGGCCTGACGGCGCACACCGACCCCAACGGCCTGACGCTGCTGCTGCAGATGAACGACGACGTGCAGGGACTTCAGGTCAAGAAGGACGGCAAGTGGTTCGCCGTGCAGGCCCTCGCCGGCGCCTTCATCGTCAACGTCGGCGACGCGCTCGAG ATCATGAGCAACGGAGTGTTCAGAAGCGTTGAGCACAGGGCCGTGATACACCCGACCAAGGAGCGGATTTCGGTGGCGCTGTTCCACTACCCGTACCAGGATCGGATGCTTGGTCCTCTGCCGGAGTTGGTGAAGAAAGGCGACAGGTTGCAGTACGGACCAACGGATTACCAGGACTTGTTGAAGCGATACTTCACGGCGAAGCTTGATGGGAGGAAGCACCTGGAGAGATTTATGTTAGAGCAGTAG
- the LOC117840756 gene encoding uncharacterized protein, translating into MAASASATHAAVLAAVVLLLPSLLAPVAVAQPPKGAKAFCISQFAIASQACSILPPSPPDEHHHHDDDDEDDDEHEDDDEHEDDHHDDEHHDRVRVRDRHHHGHRRAAAVSISALIASSNGTRGDVVAGNRTGGHHHGNRTRGGHGRGRRGRLRDGEDDDHHDADDPDHDDDHHEDDDDHHEDDDDHHHDADDPDHDDDHDDDDDDDDDDDHHDEELRAYRDCCRWLKEVQKDCVCEALLRLPPFLVKPQHTYVVRVGRTCQITYRCGGV; encoded by the coding sequence ATggcggcctccgcctcggcgaCTCACGCCGcggtgctcgccgccgtcgtcctcctcctcccgtccctcctcgcgcccgtcgccgtcgcgcagCCGCCCAAGGGCGCCAAGGCGTTCTGCATCAGCCAGTTCGCCATCGCCAGCCAGGCGTGCTCCATCCTGCCGCCGAGCCCTCCCgacgagcaccaccaccacgatgacgatgacgaagacgacgacgagcatgaagacgacgacgagcacGAAGATGACCACCACGACGACGAGCATCATGACCGTGTCCGCGTCCGCGACCGCCATCATcacggccaccgccgcgcggcggcggtcagCATCTCGGCCCTGATCGCGAGCAGCAACGGCACCCGCGGCGATGTCGTCGCCGGGAACCGCAccggcggccaccaccacggcaaCCGCACCCGCGGCGGGCACGGGCgcggtcgccgcggccgcctgcgggacggcgaggacgacgaccaCCACGACGCCGACGACCCGGATCACGACGACGACCAtcacgaggacgacgacgaccatcatgaggacgacgacgaccaccaccACGACGCCGATGACCCTGACCACGACGACGAccacgatgacgacgacgacgacgacgatgacgacgaccaCCACGACGAGGAGCTCCGGGCGTACCGCGACTGCTGCCGGTGGCTCAAGGAGGTGCAGAAGGACTGCGTCTGCGAGGCGCTGCTGCGGCTGCCGCCGTTCCTCGTGAAGCCGCAGCACACGTACGTGgtcagggtcggcaggacgtGCCAGATCACCTACCGCTGCGGCGGCGTCTAG